A part of Nitrospira sp. genomic DNA contains:
- a CDS encoding Hsp20/alpha crystallin family protein gives MSALTRWEPTTRWNPVKELEEMEKRLSSYFGRTLAPSGTDKQEAITVAEWSPLVDISEDDKEYLIKAEIPEMKKEDIKLNVHDDVLMITGERKYEKEEKDKKYHRVERAYGSFMRSFTLPEDADGSKVNAEYKDGILKVYLPKAEKAKPKAIEVKIA, from the coding sequence ATGAGCGCATTGACACGATGGGAACCGACAACACGATGGAATCCGGTCAAGGAACTCGAAGAAATGGAGAAACGACTGTCAAGCTACTTCGGTCGTACGCTGGCCCCCAGCGGTACCGATAAGCAGGAGGCCATTACCGTTGCCGAATGGTCGCCGTTGGTGGATATCTCGGAGGACGACAAGGAATACCTGATCAAGGCTGAAATTCCAGAGATGAAGAAAGAAGACATCAAATTGAATGTGCACGACGATGTCCTCATGATCACGGGCGAACGAAAGTACGAAAAGGAAGAGAAGGACAAGAAATATCACCGCGTGGAGAGAGCCTACGGTAGCTTTATGCGGAGCTTTACCCTTCCCGAAGATGCCGATGGTTCCAAGGTCAACGCCGAGTACAAGGACGGCATACTGAAAGTCTATCTACCAAAGGCAGAGAAGGCCAAGCCTAAAGCGATTGAGGTGAAAATTGCCTGA
- a CDS encoding phosphoribosyltransferase → MTFRNREEAGRRLVERLIRYREDQAALIVALPRGGVVVGYQLSLGLHLPLDVCITRKLGAPDNPEYALGAVSETGTIYLNPDAMAAYSRFRTDIEELVQVQRREIARRQDLYRQGRQFPTLTDRIVILVDDGIATGSTFFSAVQSIRHLKPRRLIAAIPVGPMETIREACMQVDEFIVLATPDPFLAVGHHYIDFAQVSDHDVVEYLNLAEESLLGWKERSCSSTASPPG, encoded by the coding sequence GTGACGTTCAGGAATCGCGAAGAGGCTGGCCGTCGACTCGTGGAGCGCCTGATCCGATATCGTGAGGATCAGGCAGCTCTGATCGTGGCGCTGCCACGTGGTGGGGTCGTAGTGGGCTATCAGCTGAGCCTAGGACTGCACCTACCGCTGGACGTATGTATCACCCGTAAGCTGGGCGCGCCGGATAACCCCGAGTATGCACTGGGCGCAGTGAGTGAAACAGGAACGATCTATCTGAATCCTGATGCAATGGCAGCCTACAGTCGCTTTCGGACGGATATTGAAGAGCTGGTTCAGGTGCAACGGCGAGAGATCGCTCGACGGCAAGACCTCTACCGCCAAGGTCGGCAGTTTCCCACGCTCACCGACCGCATCGTCATTCTCGTGGATGATGGGATCGCCACCGGCTCCACGTTCTTCTCAGCCGTCCAGTCCATCAGACACCTCAAACCGCGTCGCCTGATTGCGGCTATTCCGGTTGGCCCAATGGAGACCATTCGGGAGGCGTGCATGCAGGTGGACGAATTTATAGTGCTTGCCACACCGGACCCATTCTTGGCTGTGGGTCACCACTATATCGATTTTGCACAAGTCAGCGATCACGATGTGGTGGAGTATTTGAACTTGGCGGAAGAGTCGCTGTTGGGATGGAAGGAGCGATCTTGCTCTTCAACAGCCTCACCGCCGGGATAA
- a CDS encoding Ni/Fe hydrogenase subunit alpha, with amino-acid sequence MTGKQEPKNTRTIAVDLVARVEGEGALRVTVKDGTVQGVELKIFEPPRFFEAFLQGRHYSEVPDIVARICGICPVAYQMSAVHAIEQIFGLRVEGALRDLRRLIYCGEWIESHALHVYMLQAPDFLGYDSGIAMAKDHPAVVTRGLRLKKAGNAIMTLLGGRSVHPVSVKVGGFSRVPRRSELEGLKNELLWARDAAIETVRWVADFDYPDFKLDYTYVALRHPDEYPFNEGQVAVSSGLQISANEFEQHFTEYQVAYSTALHCALQGSPYLVGPLARLNLNQEHVTPLAKQVLTNCTIALPFRNPFHGIIARSVEILYALEESLRLIERYEPPPVPALPVVVRPGTGMACTEAPRGILYHRYQVDGDGVIREAKIVPPTSQNQSRIEQDLRLFMPRLLHLPDKEVALACERVIRCYDPCISCATHFLNLEITREGAA; translated from the coding sequence GTGACGGGCAAACAAGAGCCGAAGAACACGAGGACGATTGCCGTCGACCTGGTGGCGCGCGTTGAAGGCGAAGGCGCCCTTCGCGTCACTGTGAAAGATGGAACGGTCCAGGGTGTGGAGCTCAAGATCTTTGAGCCGCCGAGGTTTTTTGAGGCATTCTTGCAAGGGCGGCATTACAGCGAAGTGCCGGACATTGTTGCGCGGATCTGCGGCATTTGCCCGGTGGCGTATCAGATGAGCGCAGTCCATGCGATCGAGCAGATTTTTGGCCTGCGTGTCGAAGGGGCGTTGCGAGACCTGCGGCGGCTCATCTATTGCGGCGAGTGGATCGAAAGCCATGCGCTGCATGTGTACATGCTCCAGGCGCCGGATTTTCTCGGGTATGACAGCGGCATTGCGATGGCGAAGGATCATCCGGCTGTGGTGACACGAGGCTTGCGGCTCAAGAAGGCCGGCAATGCGATCATGACATTGTTGGGCGGCCGTTCCGTGCATCCGGTCTCCGTGAAGGTGGGTGGTTTCTCGCGGGTGCCCCGGCGCAGCGAGCTGGAGGGATTGAAAAATGAACTTCTGTGGGCGCGCGATGCAGCAATCGAGACCGTGCGCTGGGTCGCAGATTTCGACTATCCCGATTTTAAGCTCGACTACACATATGTCGCGCTTCGTCACCCTGATGAGTATCCCTTCAATGAAGGTCAGGTTGCTGTATCCAGTGGACTGCAAATTTCGGCAAACGAGTTCGAGCAACATTTCACCGAATACCAGGTCGCCTATTCCACCGCGCTTCACTGTGCCCTACAAGGTTCGCCCTATCTGGTCGGCCCACTGGCTCGTCTGAACCTGAATCAGGAGCATGTGACGCCGTTGGCCAAGCAGGTCTTAACCAACTGTACGATTGCGTTGCCCTTTCGGAATCCGTTCCATGGGATCATTGCACGCTCGGTCGAAATCCTCTACGCGTTGGAAGAATCACTGCGCCTCATCGAGCGGTACGAACCTCCACCTGTGCCGGCGCTCCCGGTCGTCGTTCGACCAGGCACCGGGATGGCTTGTACGGAAGCGCCACGGGGAATTCTCTACCATCGATACCAGGTGGATGGCGACGGTGTGATCCGTGAAGCCAAGATCGTTCCACCGACCTCCCAGAACCAATCTCGTATCGAACAGGATCTGCGTCTATTCATGCCACGCCTCTTACATCTTCCTGATAAGGAGGTGGCGCTGGCTTGCGAACGGGTCATCCGTTGCTACGATCCCTGCATTTCCTGCGCGACGCATTTTCTGAATCTGGAGATCACACGGGAAGGGGCTGCGTGA
- a CDS encoding universal stress protein — protein MRVVIGVDWSDQAFAAVTQTFQLYHPTDVTLVHGIELGILEHPFMAQAGNVQGYDDFRKAMVDSGHQLLERAAAMIPPEVASIRKVSEIGSPAQLILDSAENLAADLIVVGVRGRSRLSEMVLGSVSHRVLLHGSRPTLIVRGAARKVQRVLIAIEERNDADRIVKWLTEHPLADPVELRVVHAVVPIGVIEPYVGPEISAWLEDVQHYAEELVQSTAGKLLNPRYTVRTKVAQGNPAAVIEQEAKDMDLVVVTSHGRKGLSRFLLGSVSHAVVHHVSCPILVLR, from the coding sequence ATGAGAGTCGTCATCGGTGTTGATTGGTCAGATCAGGCATTCGCCGCTGTCACCCAAACGTTCCAACTCTATCATCCCACTGATGTCACCCTGGTCCACGGCATCGAATTAGGGATTCTAGAGCATCCGTTCATGGCCCAAGCGGGCAACGTGCAAGGATACGATGATTTCCGCAAGGCGATGGTCGATTCGGGGCACCAGCTACTGGAGCGCGCCGCCGCCATGATCCCCCCTGAGGTGGCATCGATCAGGAAGGTGAGCGAAATCGGCAGTCCCGCTCAGCTCATTCTCGACAGCGCTGAAAATCTCGCGGCCGATCTCATTGTCGTCGGCGTGCGTGGGCGAAGCCGGCTGTCCGAGATGGTCCTCGGGAGCGTGTCCCATCGGGTGCTCCTGCACGGCTCCCGACCGACGTTGATCGTCAGGGGAGCCGCGCGGAAAGTGCAACGGGTCCTCATCGCCATCGAGGAGCGAAACGATGCGGATCGAATCGTGAAATGGTTGACGGAGCATCCGCTCGCTGATCCGGTAGAACTCCGTGTGGTCCACGCCGTCGTCCCGATCGGGGTCATTGAGCCCTATGTTGGGCCGGAAATCAGCGCCTGGTTGGAGGATGTGCAGCATTATGCGGAAGAACTCGTGCAATCGACCGCCGGCAAGCTCTTGAACCCTCGTTATACAGTCCGCACGAAAGTCGCTCAAGGCAATCCGGCAGCGGTGATCGAACAGGAGGCCAAGGATATGGACTTGGTGGTCGTGACCTCTCATGGGCGCAAGGGCTTGTCCCGCTTCCTCTTGGGTAGTGTCTCCCACGCCGTCGTCCATCACGTAAGCTGTCCGATACTTGTCCTACGCTGA
- a CDS encoding hydrogenase maturation protease: MKKDSPHSSAIRIIGLGNGMRGDDAVGLMAARRIRQELGDRVEVIEAEMAGVDLIDLMKGASVAILIDAVRSGKAPGSVHRLDASVSPIGGQGFSRFSHAIGVSEAIELARAMDVLPATIIVYGVEVGNTEIGQPLSPPMGEALDQVLKQIILECEACHA, encoded by the coding sequence GTGAAGAAGGACAGTCCTCATTCATCCGCTATTCGGATCATCGGTCTTGGTAACGGCATGCGAGGAGACGACGCGGTCGGACTCATGGCGGCCCGCCGGATCCGACAAGAACTCGGTGACAGAGTCGAGGTGATCGAAGCGGAGATGGCGGGCGTTGACCTTATCGACCTGATGAAAGGTGCGTCCGTCGCGATCCTGATCGATGCAGTGCGCAGTGGGAAGGCTCCTGGCAGCGTCCATCGACTCGATGCGTCGGTGAGCCCGATCGGTGGACAAGGCTTTTCTCGCTTCAGCCATGCCATCGGGGTCTCGGAGGCGATCGAGCTGGCCCGAGCAATGGACGTCCTGCCAGCTACCATCATCGTGTACGGAGTTGAGGTAGGGAATACGGAAATCGGCCAACCGTTGTCGCCCCCTATGGGCGAGGCGTTGGATCAAGTCTTGAAACAGATCATCCTGGAATGTGAAGCTTGTCATGCATGA
- a CDS encoding hydrogenase maturation nickel metallochaperone HypA, whose product MHEFHLMTQVVKAVGEKLNGTGFARLSAVRLKVSALSHLLTHDHSALQMAFELAARGTKAEGAALEIIPVPGEAWCPRCARDTMVTESEHVCPVCGDAVIARPTESEVVLHELVVQE is encoded by the coding sequence ATGCATGAGTTTCATCTCATGACACAAGTCGTGAAGGCTGTGGGAGAGAAGCTGAACGGAACTGGATTCGCCAGATTATCCGCAGTGCGGCTCAAAGTCAGCGCACTGTCTCACTTGCTGACTCATGATCATTCCGCATTGCAGATGGCATTTGAGCTGGCTGCTCGTGGCACGAAGGCCGAAGGTGCAGCATTGGAAATCATCCCTGTCCCAGGAGAGGCTTGGTGTCCCCGCTGTGCTCGAGACACAATGGTCACGGAATCAGAGCATGTCTGTCCGGTTTGCGGAGATGCGGTGATCGCGAGACCCACCGAATCGGAAGTCGTGCTTCACGAATTGGTAGTCCAGGAATGA
- the hypF gene encoding carbamoyltransferase HypF: MSDAFAQRVRVEVEGTVQGVGFRPFVYRLARELGLTGWVQNTRNDVLIEVEGNLPVVEEFLQRLRTDAPSSASVETVSTTVVPVLDAAGFSINQSAESGQRVLVISPDLATCADCQRELADPHDRHFRYPFLTCTQCGPRYSLLTAIPYERSNTTMASFDLCPACRTEYSTESDRRFHAEPIACPTCGPHLSLWDEKGHKISGPEDALQQAHVMLDQGLIVAVKGLGGFQLWVDAKSEEAVRRLRDRKRRPEKPFAVLFPSVDAIRDDCLLSSDEEALLCSPQAPIVLAHKRRDAGLADAVAPGNPYLGVMLPATPLHHLLLASLQRPMVATSGNRSEEPIVTDEREALVRLKGIANALLVHDRPIARPVDDSVVLVVPGKVLSVDGEQKEKPRADVMILRRARGYVPLAIRWGDVLASGVQGPILALGGHLKNTVALLTGNRVVLSQHLGDLSTFEADRTFRQAVEDLQRLLDVTPRAIACDLHPDYRSTSFGRELAATLSVPLIPVQHHHAHVASCMAEHQLDGEVLGIAWDGAGYGGDGQVWGGEFLIASYRQFTRFASLKPFRLLGGEAAMKEPGRSAAAVLWELMGKRMLVHDVPSWNVSHNQREKFAGVLKSDIASPWTTSMGRLFDAVASLTGLCHQASFEGQAAMCVQFAAEQAVEAGGVMVEGYPMDLVPSHSSDTQWMIDWCPMVSAMLDDLRRGISPELIAGRFHMGLAEATVRVAQAAGLPRVALTGGCFQNRLLLSLARRQLEEAGFTVYSHALVPPNDGGLSLGQAVVAAHSVSREV, from the coding sequence ATGAGTGACGCTTTTGCTCAGCGCGTGCGGGTCGAGGTGGAGGGAACGGTGCAAGGTGTGGGTTTCCGCCCGTTCGTCTATCGGCTGGCACGTGAGTTGGGGCTGACCGGGTGGGTTCAGAACACAAGAAACGATGTGCTGATCGAAGTAGAAGGGAACTTACCGGTCGTCGAAGAATTTCTCCAGCGATTGCGCACCGACGCCCCGTCCTCAGCTTCCGTCGAGACCGTGAGCACGACGGTCGTTCCAGTACTCGACGCCGCCGGCTTTTCGATTAACCAGAGCGCGGAATCCGGCCAACGAGTCCTCGTCATTTCTCCGGATCTTGCGACTTGCGCCGACTGTCAGCGTGAGCTCGCCGACCCACACGACCGTCACTTCCGGTATCCATTCCTCACCTGCACACAATGCGGCCCACGCTATAGCCTGCTCACAGCGATCCCGTACGAACGGTCCAATACGACCATGGCAAGCTTCGATCTCTGCCCGGCCTGCCGTACTGAATATTCCACGGAATCAGATCGGCGCTTTCATGCGGAACCGATCGCCTGTCCCACTTGTGGTCCACACCTAAGTTTGTGGGATGAGAAGGGGCATAAAATTTCGGGCCCTGAGGATGCCTTGCAGCAGGCTCACGTCATGCTCGATCAAGGACTTATTGTCGCGGTGAAAGGACTGGGTGGGTTTCAGCTTTGGGTCGATGCGAAATCAGAGGAGGCTGTCCGACGATTACGGGATCGGAAACGAAGGCCAGAGAAACCCTTCGCCGTACTGTTCCCGTCCGTTGATGCGATCAGAGACGATTGCCTGTTGTCGTCAGACGAGGAAGCGCTCCTCTGCTCGCCGCAAGCGCCGATTGTCTTGGCCCACAAGCGCAGAGACGCAGGCTTAGCCGATGCCGTGGCACCGGGCAATCCCTATTTGGGTGTGATGTTGCCGGCAACGCCCCTGCACCATCTCTTGCTGGCGTCGCTCCAGCGGCCCATGGTGGCTACAAGCGGCAATCGATCCGAAGAACCGATTGTGACCGATGAGCGAGAGGCGCTGGTTCGTCTCAAAGGCATTGCTAACGCGCTGCTCGTGCATGATCGGCCGATCGCGAGGCCGGTCGATGATTCGGTGGTATTGGTGGTTCCTGGAAAAGTTCTGTCGGTGGATGGGGAACAAAAGGAAAAACCAAGAGCCGATGTGATGATCCTTCGGCGCGCGCGAGGCTATGTCCCTCTAGCCATCCGCTGGGGTGATGTTCTGGCAAGTGGAGTCCAGGGTCCGATCCTTGCCCTGGGCGGCCACCTGAAGAACACCGTCGCTCTTCTGACAGGCAATCGTGTTGTGCTCAGCCAACATCTTGGCGATCTTTCCACCTTCGAAGCTGACAGGACCTTCCGGCAGGCGGTCGAGGATCTCCAACGGTTGCTTGATGTCACACCACGGGCCATCGCCTGCGATCTCCACCCGGACTATCGCTCGACCAGTTTCGGGCGAGAACTGGCCGCGACCTTGTCCGTCCCGTTAATCCCAGTACAGCATCACCATGCTCACGTGGCCTCTTGCATGGCGGAACACCAACTTGATGGCGAGGTGCTTGGCATTGCCTGGGATGGGGCCGGCTATGGAGGGGACGGCCAGGTGTGGGGAGGAGAATTCTTGATCGCAAGTTACCGGCAGTTCACTCGGTTTGCGTCCCTCAAACCCTTTCGGTTGTTGGGTGGAGAAGCGGCCATGAAGGAGCCGGGCCGATCCGCCGCTGCTGTCCTGTGGGAGCTGATGGGAAAGAGGATGCTGGTGCACGATGTACCTTCTTGGAATGTGTCGCACAATCAGCGTGAGAAGTTCGCAGGCGTACTAAAGTCCGACATCGCGTCACCTTGGACGACGAGCATGGGGCGGCTGTTCGACGCCGTGGCATCGCTCACCGGCTTGTGTCATCAGGCGTCCTTCGAAGGGCAGGCGGCCATGTGCGTTCAGTTTGCTGCAGAGCAAGCAGTGGAGGCTGGTGGAGTCATGGTCGAAGGATATCCGATGGATCTGGTGCCCAGTCACAGTTCCGATACACAGTGGATGATTGACTGGTGTCCAATGGTGAGTGCCATGTTGGATGATCTTCGCAGAGGGATTAGTCCTGAACTGATTGCCGGGCGATTTCATATGGGCCTTGCCGAGGCGACCGTGCGTGTTGCTCAAGCGGCTGGCCTCCCTCGCGTTGCCCTGACTGGCGGCTGTTTTCAAAATAGGCTGCTCTTGTCGCTGGCCAGGCGACAATTAGAGGAGGCGGGGTTCACGGTTTATAGCCATGCACTGGTTCCACCCAATGATGGGGGATTATCTTTGGGCCAGGCGGTGGTAGCGGCGCACAGCGTATCGCGTGAAGTGTGA
- a CDS encoding Ni/Fe hydrogenase subunit gamma: protein MTNPYVIQPATIVEKIREAEHIHTYRLQLVDEEVRRTFRFKAGQFNMVYVFGVGEVAISIVSDPDEPEFLNHTIRAVGRITKAIAALQSGDVLGIRGPFGQGWPLDEARGRNVVIVTGGLGCAPVVGAIEYIFTRREQYGSIKILHGVKTPHDLLYRERFDQWRRAPDTEVLLASGQPDKTWSYHIGVVTELFEEVAIDPMKSIVLMCGPEIMMRLGVPILMRRGIPETAIYLSLERHMECGIGLCGHCQMGPYFLCKDGPVMRYDRVAQWLGQTGV, encoded by the coding sequence ATGACCAATCCCTATGTCATCCAGCCGGCGACGATCGTTGAGAAGATCCGAGAAGCTGAACATATTCATACCTACCGACTGCAGCTGGTTGATGAGGAAGTCAGACGGACATTTCGTTTCAAGGCCGGCCAGTTCAATATGGTCTATGTGTTTGGCGTCGGCGAAGTGGCGATTTCCATCGTCTCGGACCCGGATGAGCCGGAGTTTCTGAACCATACCATCCGTGCGGTGGGGCGAATCACGAAGGCTATCGCCGCTCTCCAATCAGGTGATGTGCTAGGCATTCGTGGCCCCTTCGGACAGGGGTGGCCGCTGGACGAGGCACGTGGGCGTAATGTGGTGATCGTGACCGGTGGTCTGGGATGTGCCCCAGTGGTAGGAGCTATCGAATACATTTTTACACGGCGCGAGCAGTATGGCTCTATCAAGATCCTTCATGGCGTCAAGACTCCACATGACCTGCTCTATCGTGAGCGGTTCGATCAATGGCGGCGCGCTCCCGATACGGAAGTCCTTTTGGCCAGCGGTCAACCGGACAAGACCTGGAGTTATCACATCGGTGTGGTGACGGAGTTGTTTGAGGAAGTGGCGATCGATCCCATGAAGAGCATCGTGCTGATGTGCGGACCAGAGATCATGATGCGTCTGGGCGTACCCATCTTGATGAGACGGGGCATTCCTGAAACCGCCATCTACCTGTCCCTGGAACGGCACATGGAGTGTGGCATCGGCCTCTGTGGCCATTGTCAGATGGGTCCGTACTTCCTGTGCAAAGACGGCCCGGTCATGCGGTACGATCGAGTGGCGCAGTGGTTGGGACAGACAGGCGTGTGA
- a CDS encoding sulfite reductase subunit A yields the protein MTSGMRGVLPTADLQRLLDALSAKGYRIVGPIVRDGAVVWDTVRSVSDLPIGWRDQQEPGRYRLEQTGSHEVFGVVHGPQSLKPFVFAPREPLLQIERSKNGLASRPTLPQSEKVAVIGARACDLAGLATQDQIFLNGAYRDPYYAARREGLFLVAVNCTRALNTCFCASMETGPCAKHGFDLALSELDDQLLIEAGSEAGCDLLSNLCLSRGSEQLSAEATTRVDACAQSQVRRLDHSRLPQALYDAHEHPRWDEVAGRCLACTNCTMVCPTCFCHTVEETPDLSYQHTTHARLWDSCFTQEHGYIHGKNIRPTIKDRYRMWLTHKLASWIDQFGASGCVGCGRCITWCPVGIDLTEELPALLSPGIQPSIVRQRVDGM from the coding sequence ATGACCAGTGGGATGCGCGGCGTTTTACCAACAGCCGACCTCCAACGATTGCTCGATGCCCTCAGTGCAAAGGGATATCGAATTGTCGGACCCATTGTGCGGGATGGGGCGGTCGTGTGGGACACCGTCCGGTCTGTGTCTGATCTGCCGATCGGCTGGCGTGATCAGCAAGAACCGGGACGCTACCGGCTGGAACAGACCGGCTCACATGAAGTGTTCGGTGTCGTGCATGGGCCGCAATCGCTGAAGCCGTTCGTCTTTGCACCGCGCGAGCCGCTCTTGCAGATCGAGCGGAGTAAGAACGGACTCGCCTCAAGACCAACACTTCCTCAATCAGAAAAGGTCGCGGTGATCGGCGCTCGTGCCTGTGATCTCGCCGGGCTTGCTACGCAAGACCAGATTTTTCTGAACGGCGCCTACCGAGATCCCTATTACGCAGCACGCCGTGAAGGACTGTTCCTAGTCGCTGTGAATTGCACCAGAGCGCTGAACACCTGTTTTTGCGCATCCATGGAGACCGGCCCATGTGCCAAGCATGGTTTCGATCTCGCTTTGTCGGAGCTAGATGACCAGCTCTTGATCGAAGCGGGTAGTGAAGCAGGATGCGATCTTCTCTCCAATCTCTGCTTGTCTAGGGGTTCAGAACAGCTGAGTGCTGAGGCAACGACGCGTGTTGACGCCTGCGCCCAGAGTCAAGTCAGACGGTTGGATCACTCACGCTTGCCGCAGGCTCTCTATGATGCTCACGAACATCCTCGATGGGACGAGGTGGCAGGGCGATGCCTTGCCTGCACCAATTGCACGATGGTGTGCCCAACTTGCTTTTGTCATACGGTCGAGGAGACACCGGACCTCTCGTACCAGCACACTACACATGCCAGATTGTGGGATTCCTGTTTCACTCAGGAGCACGGGTATATCCACGGCAAGAATATTCGCCCGACGATCAAAGATCGGTACCGCATGTGGCTGACGCATAAGCTGGCATCGTGGATCGATCAATTCGGCGCGTCCGGTTGCGTCGGCTGTGGCCGATGTATCACTTGGTGCCCGGTCGGGATCGATTTGACCGAAGAGTTGCCCGCTTTGCTGAGTCCGGGCATTCAGCCGTCAATCGTTCGTCAACGGGTAGATGGTATGTAA
- a CDS encoding DUF3303 domain-containing protein → MDDNDGMLFVAHWTHTPENCPGRSKEGATMLNEFWAKRDLAAKKGVKILSAYVAVTEHTYYITVQAKSYQSLLEFFEPLAPTQIGAIHPVTTMDEWTKHIDPKRT, encoded by the coding sequence ATGGATGATAACGACGGGATGTTGTTTGTAGCTCATTGGACGCACACGCCTGAGAATTGCCCTGGAAGAAGTAAAGAGGGAGCCACGATGCTCAATGAGTTCTGGGCCAAGCGGGACCTCGCCGCCAAGAAAGGGGTGAAGATCCTGAGTGCCTATGTGGCGGTGACGGAACATACGTACTACATCACCGTTCAAGCCAAGAGTTATCAGTCTCTCTTGGAATTTTTCGAACCGTTGGCGCCAACCCAAATCGGCGCAATTCATCCGGTTACGACGATGGATGAATGGACGAAGCACATTGATCCGAAGAGAACCTGA
- a CDS encoding HypC/HybG/HupF family hydrogenase formation chaperone: MCLAVPGRVLNIEDDQLRMATVSFGGVTKSVSLALVPEAGVGDYVIVHVGFAISRLDEEAARRTLETYAELAALGIARCGRWSSAK, from the coding sequence ATGTGTCTCGCAGTCCCGGGCCGAGTTCTGAACATCGAAGATGACCAGCTTCGTATGGCGACGGTGTCGTTCGGTGGCGTTACGAAGTCCGTCTCTTTGGCTCTGGTACCGGAAGCTGGAGTCGGGGACTATGTCATCGTCCATGTCGGTTTTGCCATCAGCAGACTGGATGAGGAAGCAGCGCGACGAACGTTGGAGACGTACGCGGAGCTGGCGGCTTTAGGCATCGCCAGATGCGGCCGATGGTCAAGCGCCAAATAG
- a CDS encoding cytochrome c: MKPMLTVAVIFLFATTSLVSAQVIRGNPKAGQGVYEQQCLRCHGSKLDGNGPDSRDLIVRPADLRSQISRSKTDWELLVAISNGVLFSPMHGFRGKLTDEQMLDVLSYIRSISPPEVVS; the protein is encoded by the coding sequence ATGAAACCGATGCTGACCGTCGCCGTCATCTTCCTCTTCGCCACAACATCCTTGGTTTCTGCACAAGTGATCCGCGGGAACCCAAAGGCCGGACAAGGGGTGTATGAGCAACAGTGCCTCCGTTGTCATGGGTCCAAACTGGACGGGAACGGACCGGACAGCCGAGATTTAATCGTCCGACCAGCCGATTTGCGATCTCAGATCAGTCGTTCGAAGACGGATTGGGAGCTGCTCGTGGCCATCTCGAATGGCGTGTTGTTCAGCCCGATGCACGGCTTTCGCGGCAAGCTGACAGACGAACAGATGTTGGATGTGCTGTCGTACATCCGGTCCATCTCGCCACCTGAGGTCGTCAGTTAA
- a CDS encoding hemerythrin domain-containing protein: protein MSEQKTITAFYEEDHDRLDELFKTFQMSKRLDFAKAKEAFKEFKVGLQRHIVWEEELLFPIWEEKTGMVEDGPTPMMRHEHSQIKQLLDAIHKKVEENNLESDQDEQALLTLLGSHNRKEERALYPAIDNVTNAEERATIFSSMNTIPEDRYNACCSGY from the coding sequence ATGAGTGAGCAGAAGACAATTACAGCGTTTTATGAAGAGGATCACGATCGGCTGGATGAATTGTTCAAGACCTTTCAAATGTCGAAACGGTTGGACTTTGCCAAGGCCAAGGAAGCCTTCAAGGAATTCAAGGTTGGCCTCCAGCGGCATATTGTATGGGAGGAAGAACTGCTGTTCCCGATATGGGAAGAGAAAACCGGCATGGTCGAGGACGGGCCGACGCCCATGATGCGACATGAGCATAGCCAGATCAAACAGCTGCTTGACGCGATTCACAAAAAGGTGGAAGAGAACAATCTTGAGTCCGACCAGGACGAACAGGCATTGTTAACTCTCTTGGGCTCTCATAATCGAAAAGAAGAACGGGCGCTCTATCCCGCAATCGATAACGTGACCAATGCGGAAGAACGCGCAACCATCTTCAGCAGCATGAATACTATTCCGGAAGATCGCTACAACGCCTGTTGCAGCGGGTACTGA
- a CDS encoding nuclease, protein MTLRVLPLALLFLLISAEAFPFGGEVVRVLEGGTIEVVRLGKTQRIHLHGLDCPEKDQPYGDDVKEAISALVFAMEVTIEPYGKDKYGRIMADVLLADGTNVNHALVKEGRCWWSRKSAPDNAELERLELEAREAKKGLWEDPEPIPPWEFRKTQRK, encoded by the coding sequence ATGACGCTACGAGTTCTTCCCCTGGCGCTGCTTTTTCTTTTGATCTCAGCCGAAGCATTTCCCTTCGGCGGCGAAGTGGTCAGGGTTCTTGAGGGGGGCACGATCGAAGTGGTGCGCCTCGGGAAGACGCAACGTATCCATTTGCATGGTCTCGACTGTCCTGAGAAGGACCAACCCTATGGTGACGACGTGAAGGAAGCAATCTCGGCCCTCGTCTTTGCCATGGAAGTCACGATCGAGCCCTATGGGAAGGACAAGTACGGGCGAATCATGGCCGATGTGCTGCTTGCGGACGGAACCAACGTGAATCATGCCTTGGTGAAGGAGGGCCGATGCTGGTGGTCTCGGAAGTCCGCACCGGATAACGCTGAACTGGAACGGCTTGAGTTGGAAGCACGGGAGGCGAAGAAGGGACTGTGGGAAGACCCTGAACCGATTCCCCCATGGGAGTTCCGAAAGACCCAGCGAAAATAA